A genomic stretch from Desulfotignum balticum DSM 7044 includes:
- a CDS encoding CaiB/BaiF CoA transferase family protein — protein MMTSLLSGIRILDLADEKASFCTKVLAQMGAQVIKIEKPGEVGPRKNSRYGSHFSGRSTRLSFLFNNTHKEGITLDIEHPRGKALFLELVPHAHAVVETYPAGYLKQINLDYETLSEKNQKLILVSVTGFGQTGPASRDHSCDLVAAATGGQMYVTGKPGAPPLKHSGNQSYMTGSLFAAFGILIALRKVRITGKGDHIDISLQESVTATLEHVMVRYFTEQVIPQRQGCLHWNGFTHILPCKDGWIQLTLLEQWDTLVGWMDSEGMAADLTEAAWKDPQYRKNNIQHIIEVVSEWTLSHTSESLFNMGQLMQFPWAPVTNPKEVLNSPQLESRQFFKKIPAGGNPAVTYPGLPFKLTPSLCDPQPKAPDAGEHNNEIFGGLLGLSEETIRKLTRQRVL, from the coding sequence ATGATGACATCCCTTTTATCTGGAATCCGGATTTTAGACCTTGCCGATGAAAAAGCAAGTTTCTGTACAAAAGTGCTGGCTCAAATGGGGGCGCAGGTTATCAAGATAGAAAAACCCGGTGAGGTCGGCCCCCGAAAAAACAGCCGGTATGGAAGCCATTTTTCCGGCAGATCCACCCGTCTTTCTTTTCTGTTCAACAACACCCACAAAGAAGGAATCACACTGGATATCGAGCATCCCCGGGGAAAAGCACTTTTTTTGGAACTGGTTCCACATGCCCATGCTGTGGTTGAGACTTACCCGGCCGGGTATCTGAAACAAATCAACCTGGATTATGAAACACTGTCTGAAAAAAATCAAAAACTGATCCTGGTATCGGTCACCGGATTCGGGCAGACCGGCCCGGCAAGCCGGGACCATTCCTGTGATCTGGTGGCAGCCGCTACCGGCGGTCAGATGTATGTGACCGGGAAACCTGGTGCCCCTCCCTTGAAACATTCGGGAAACCAGTCATACATGACAGGATCTCTGTTTGCCGCATTCGGGATTCTAATCGCCCTTCGCAAGGTCCGGATCACCGGAAAAGGGGATCATATCGATATTTCACTTCAGGAATCCGTGACCGCCACCCTTGAGCACGTCATGGTCCGCTATTTCACCGAACAAGTGATCCCTCAACGACAGGGCTGTCTGCACTGGAACGGATTTACTCACATTCTGCCATGCAAAGACGGATGGATTCAGCTGACGCTTCTGGAACAGTGGGACACACTGGTGGGATGGATGGACAGTGAGGGTATGGCAGCGGATCTGACTGAAGCAGCATGGAAAGATCCTCAGTATCGCAAAAATAACATTCAGCATATCATTGAAGTGGTCTCTGAATGGACATTGTCCCATACCAGTGAATCACTTTTCAACATGGGGCAACTCATGCAGTTTCCGTGGGCGCCTGTAACCAATCCCAAAGAAGTGTTAAACAGCCCGCAACTGGAATCAAGACAGTTCTTCAAAAAAATACCTGCCGGAGGAAACCCTGCGGTCACATATCCTGGACTCCCCTTTAAACTGACCCCATCGCTGTGTGATCCTCAGCCGAAAGCCCCGGATGCCGGAGAACACAACAATGAAATTTTTGGCGGCCTTCTGGGGTTATCTGAAGAAACCATCAGAAAACTGACCCGCCAGCGGGTGTTGTAA